DNA sequence from the Marmota flaviventris isolate mMarFla1 chromosome 15, mMarFla1.hap1, whole genome shotgun sequence genome:
CACGGAGTGCTTTATGTTGACGGCAATATTAGGGGGCTAGACTGTGTTTTGAACTTGTTCGAAACCCAGCTATATTTTAGAAAGCAAGACGTGAAAGTGCTGGAATTTAAACTATGGATTCTGTGAATCTGAACCGTAGGATTCCTgctcagggctgggctggggctcagtgcagagcgctcgcctcgcacatgtgaggcactgggttcgattctggcaccacataaaaataaattaatagacattgtgtccaaaaaaaaaaaaaaaaagattcctgcTCAGCCACTGGGCTGCTGGCCACTCCCTGTGGTCAAGGCGCAGGGTCTGACGCCAGGGACCTGCCACCGATGGCCCTTCGTGGTCACAACACAAGGGGCCTCCTCTGACTGTCCTCGTTCAGGCTTTGATCAAAGCACAGGTTCCAAGGTGTGACTTCATCTCTCGAAAGCAAATGGCTCTGTACTCCTGGGCCTGGGGACTGACGCGGTCCAAACTCAGGGGCACAGCCTCCCACATCACAATGACACCCTCGGACAACGGGAATCCGCCAGGTCCTGCAAAACGCCTCCCGGCTTCTCGGAAATTCCTCACGTCCTAAGACTTGCCGCTCAACACCAGCAGCAAGACGGTACAGAGTCCAGCCAAAAAGGCCAGTTTTTAAAAGGCCACAAAACACATCAAGGAGCAGCCCCTGGTCTCCTCCAATCACTAGGAAAAGAGCTTTTCCTGAGACCCGTctttcaaaacacaaaataaaaccctCCACATCAACTCCCTTCAGCAGTTTGGGGTCACCTTCAACCCGCGCCCACCAGTCCCCCACTCGTTTTCCCACCCCTGAGGGCCAGCCACGCCCCTGCCCCAGGTTCAGGGGACAGCCAGGTGGCCGCAGACCAGCTCACCAGGAGAGGCAGTCCTTGAGGGAGTTGTAGTAGGGGAACTTGGAGACCACGCACACCGCAAAGGGCACGAAGCAGCCGGCAGCGCTGGCGGGCGGCCCGGACGGCTCCCGGTGGGCCTTGCCGTTGTAGAAGCAATACTCATCCTAGGGGAAGAGCACGGGATGGTGACTGTCACCTCATCCTAGGGGAAGAGCACGGGGATGGTGACTGTCACCTCCCACGCCGATGTCCTCGGGCCCTCAGGGGACGGTGAAcctccccaggggctggggccacCTCAATGAGACTTGTGCCCACCCTGGAGAAGCCGGTGCCTCAGGATGAGGACACCTGTTGGAACACTGCAGAACCCCTGGGACCAGGCCCTGCTTAGAAGACCCAGTGGGAAGCAGCATGGGCACGTGCGGGAGCCTGGCGAGAGGCAGGGGCTCACGCAGGCCCTCCCTCCAAGGAGCCGCTCTCAGTGAGACCCAAGTGGCACAAGATCGGGGCTCACCAGCTGGGCCCTGTGGGAGGGTAGTTTGtttggggattttattttttattttatgtagggATGGAGGGACATGATGATAGCTTCAGGGTGCgttcttttttaatttgagcTACTTACAAGATATCTAAGCAAAGAAGAAGCCAGAAGACAGCCATCATTTGTTTATCCACCAACACTCAATGAATGTCCACTGCCTTAGGGTGGAGTGGCCCCCATTCAAACCCTCatggctgtgtgacctcaggaaaGTAACTTAACCTGTCTGTGACACCATTTTGTCGATAAAGTGGGGCTGATGCTAACATTTCTACTCTTGCTCACTGGGTAAAGTTTAAGTGAACCACACAGGGTGCTTGGGGCTGGCCATTCACACACGGGGGCTGTAGTTGCTGTGGTAGTCAGAAAGAGGCAGGGGTCACCCTGAAGTTCCTCTCGTCAGCACTGCCCAGGAGCAAACAGGGGCAGAGTCTGTCTGATGATACCTTGTGCTCCAGACGCCTGGACATAGTCTTGGTGGAAGAGTGATGGGACCCAGAGAGGAGCACCCCCCTGGCCTCTGGGGGCCCAGGGAGCTGGGTCCAGGCAGCCCTGTCCACTGCAGGGACTCCAGAACTCAAGCTGGCCCTTCACCGCGGAAGTGCGAGAGTAAGACGCCCACCTGCCCTGGGGCTGGCAGGGTCTGCTGGGGACGGGGGCCCGGAAGCATGAAGGAGCGCTGTTGCCCTCCGAGCTTCCCAAGGCCAGCTGATGCCCATGCGGAGCCTAGCCCGGCCACCTCCACAGAGGAATGAGGCATGCGCAAGACCCACACCAGGCAGATTGCTCAGCAGGCGGAAGGACACATGTCCATCAGCAGATAAGTGAGGACCACCCAGGGAAATGGATAAAAGGAATGAGGCACTGACATAGGCCATAGTGTGGGTGGCCCTCAAGGCCATCCTGCCACCAGGAGACACCAGACACACAGGCCCCCTGGTGGCACATGACTCCTGGTATGTGACACACCCAGAGAGACAGAAGGCAGAGGGGGCGCCAGGCCTGGCAGAGGGCAAATGGGCAGTGAGGGCTGAGCAGGCAGGGGCCTGGGGGATGGAGAGCGTCTGGAACCAGACAGTGGTCGCAGGGTACCCTGAACACCGGGTACCGTGAGCACCGGGTACCATGAGCACCGGGTACCGTAAACACTGGGTCACTGCGCTGTGCACTTTAACATGATCATGTGTCCTTCACCACAAAGACCCACAGGAAGGAATGGGCACCTACGTGCAGGGGCCGATAGTACTGGGCAACCACGCCGTAGGTTCTGTTCCCGCAGATGTCCGTCAGCACCAGGAAATGCACCTGGTCCTCCTTTGGTTCTGAGGCAACGCACACGCCCGCTGCaggcagaggaaaagaaagacactCATCCTGCCTGTGGCATCCACTGCAAGGCCAGGGCCACTTGTGAACCAATCTCAAGGTGCACGACACACACCAGCTGCCAGTGGTCCACAGGGCACCTTGAGGCTCCCCCATCCTGCTCTATTGGCTGAacaccccccccctcccccggcGACCCACAGCAGTTTCTTTAGAGCCGCTCTGGCTCTGAGCAATCCAGTGTGTGCGCACAGTGGGGCCAATGCCCACAGGGTCAGAGGTTCACCTCTGAGCCGCTGAGGCCAAGGTGGTGGGTGCCCACTCCACACCTGCTCCCCAGTTAAACCCTGTGACCAGGAAATGGCATGAGGCTCTCGACAGGAGCTGTGAGAGGAACTTGGGCCAAGCCCTTAGTCTGAGTGTCTGGCACAACCATTTTGAAATTCTTCAacacagagaaaagaatgaaGCCCAGAAACACAAGCTCCTGTGGGCAGAAGTGGGGGCGCTCAGGGAAGGATGCACACCTGTGTTCCCTGCTCCAAGAAGCAGAGGAGGGCTCCGCACCCGCTGGGTGAGAGCCCCACACGCTCCGGCACACCTTGGCTCAGCTGCAAGCGCTCTGGGACGTGCTTTAGGTCAACGTGGAaaagccccagcccccagctcgcCAAGCCCGTGGCGAAGATGCAGCCCCACTTCCTGGACCCGGCTTTCCAGGGATTTAAATTTCCTGTTAGCTTTAAACCTCCCCAGACTGAAAGAACCGAACCCCATGAACTCACCCTGAGCAGCCAGGGCACTGGCTCAGCTGCTCACCCCACTGTCCTCAGCATGGGGACCTCCACTGCGCTGCAGCAAGCCAGCGCTAGGCCACCCGTCTGCCACCTGGGTACGGTACCTGGGAAGCACAGCTGGGGCAGGGCGAGGAGGTCCACACCGCCCGGGATGCTGATGTCTGCAGAATCCAGCCCTTTGGGGTCTCCCGGGCCCCCCTTCCCGTGCTCCGTCTTgggcttctctctcctcttcctgaagGAGCGCCTTCTGCCTTTCCCCAGAGTGCCGCAGCTTGCACCGGCCACCTGACTGTCCTCTTTACTGATGAAAGGAGGCACAAAAACAGACAGGACCTCCGGGTCAAGGGGAGAAAGGCTTCCGATTCCCCTTCTCTGGGCAGCCTGGAAAAGGGAAAATAGGAGTCACTGCAGTGTCCGTCTTCCTCTTTGATGTCCTTCCTAGCCCAGCGTCCTCCTCCCAGTTCTCTGCCTCCCCAACTCGGGTGGTTCTCCTTGTCCTTTAAAGGTCTCAGCAGGAGTGGCTTTCCCACCCCAGGCTCACGGCAGGAAAGAGCCCTGAAGATCCTCAGGAGCTCCCCGGCCCTGCACCACAGGACCTCCTGGGGCTTGGAGCTGCCGCTGTACAGCATGGAAGCCACCCCCTTGCCAAGCACTGAAGTTCAGAACCAGGTGCTGGGATCCAAAGACCTGAGTTCAAAACCCGGCTCTGCCCTGCACAAGTCACTTGGCCCTCTGAGGTTCCCTCTCGAGAGACGAGTACAGGGAACAAGGGCAGCCATGTAGGTCAAGAGCTGAGCCCGCGGCGAAGCCTCAGGAACACAAGAGCCACCCAGCATAGGGAGGTCAGAGGGCAGACACAGAGAGAGGCTCGGTACAGCAAAACCCCTACCAAACGCAGTCCCAGGCTCCGGGCCCACTGGTCATCAACTGCATAGGCAGCTGGACAGAGCAGTGGGGAGGGCTCCGACAGACACAGCCTCCCCCGCTGCCCACGGGGTCCCTTGGGATCAGTAAGAGAGGCGTGCTTGGACTGAATTCTATAGGATCTCAAGCTGGTATGAGATCTGTTTGTATCTTTAATCTCTCCATTTTTCCCCAAGTAATGCAAAGAGCAGGCAGAACCCAACCTCTCctaccaaacccagggcctgacacagCCCACTACAGAGCTGGGTGAGCACGCAGTCTGTCCCACTTCCAAAGAACTTGGGCAAAATGCATCCCATGAGGCAAGGAAGCGTTCTGGTGCGGAGCTGGCTAAACACAGAAGAGCCCCCATCCGCAGTTCTGGATGCACGGATTCGGGAGGACAGGAGACGGCCGGTAGGGCTGGGAGTGGGCACTGGAGGGTTTCTGAGGGACACCAGAAGGGCCACTGTCCCCAGCAGTGAGGAGACCTCGGTTTCAGAAGGAAAGCCAGTAGTCAACATTCCGTAGGACCCACAGGAGCAGGGGCACGCTTGTCCTGGGAGGGCTCTGGTAGCTCAGTAAGCACCAACGCTCAAGTTCTGCCAACGATTTGTTTCTATTTGGGGAAAATACACGAGTAGGAACAAAGGCCAAACATGGGAGACCCGTATCACTGCATCATCTGAACGTCCCTCAGTCCCTCACATGAAAGAAATCCACGTCTCTAGTCGCACAAAACCTCCTCGAAAACTTTCCCACCGAGACCCAAGCTCTGAGCCCTTAACTGGAAGTACACACGTCTGTATCTTTCTCCCTCAGAGTTTCAGACACAAAGGCCGCTCTCTCCTGGTGGGATAAGCAATACTGTGCCACTGTTCACAAATAACAACAATGTACTACTAAAGGAAACACCAGGACGGAAGGCCTCCCAGGACACCCAGCAACACCCTCTGCACAGCCCAGGAcacttccttccattttttctaTCCAGATGTAAACCCAGGACATTTCTTTATAATACAGTCATGGACTTGACTACCTACCCTGCAGCGTGGCGGCCCTCCCCACTCACAGCACACTAACGCATCACCCACCCTGGGCAGCAGCTGGGGGCCGCCAGTCTTCACCTGCTGATTAAACAGCAAGGCACAGTCTCACCAAACCTGGCTGCACACGTCCCTTGTCAGACCACCTTCCAGGAGGGGGGAAGCCCAAGAGAGCACAGGTGACTCAGGATGCGGCACACAGGCCAACCGGCCCTTGCCGCCCCTGCCAGCCTGCACCAGGGCTCGCAGGTGCCACCCTTAGAAAGTCCCAAGCCCTGACTGACTAAACCTCTCTCAGAAGCCCTCATTTTAGTTTAAGCCATTTTGTCCCATCGTCCCAGATGGGGAAcacctttaaaaatgtaaattgagcaacaaatatgcACTTCTGGTAAGTCtgaaataatatatgaatatttatcacgttcagaattgaaaacttgggaataggttttttaaaaaagctaactaCAAAGTAAAAACCATAACAGTCCAACTCATTCAAGccacagatttatttttaaaccagaCTAAACAGTGTCGTTACTTGTCACTACAGGACTGGTAATGACAAGTAATGAAACAACAGGAATTAATAGACTTGTTAAAATGCTCCAGAACCATGCTGACAGAGGCCACCTGTGGCTGCTCAATTTAAACTAATCAAAACTGGGGGAAGCAAAGCCCAGGGGCAGCACTGGCCACATTTCAAGGGCAGCCGCCCAGCCAGGGGCTACCATATGGGCGGTATGGACAGAGAGCACAGGGCCATCCGCCAGCAGGTTCTGTTGGAGAGTACTGTTCTAGGAACAGAAGGCCAGGCGGCCTGCAGTAAGACCACAAAACCGCACCTCCATGCCCCAGAGCTCTGCTGGTGACCTGTGCTGGAGCTCTCTTGGCCACTCTGGACTCCCATGCACCAAGAAAGGGGAGCCCTCTGCAGGTGGAGGGGAAAGCCCTCACAAGCAGCCCACCCCGAGTTCCTTGCCACAACAGACCAACACCCACCCCCACCTGAGGCACAAAACATAAAGGGCACCAGGACACCCGAATCTTAAACTGGATATCCTCAGACCTCTGGCCTCTGTTCTCTCATGAGTGAATAAATGCCTGAACCAGAGAAATGGTGATTTTAAgaagtaaaactaaaaattattttgaaaaccttggACGTTCAAAAGAGaattgctacaaaaaaaaaaaaaaaaaaaaaactaaataaaatcatataattgGTAAACTGTAACACTGGTGTTGATTTAGAAGTAGGGTTACCGCAGAAGTTTATCCATCTCCTCCCTCTTTTTTCCCTATCCTTTGACTGATTTCTTTCCACTCTTTACCAATCCCCTAGAAGAATCAGAGTACAGTAGCAACTGTGCCCTCTCACTTGACCTAGAGGAAGGTGCAGCCCGTTTTGTTCAGGAAAGTACCACTGTAAATATTCCAGTTGATTCATCCTGTGCTCAGAAGACATGCCTCACACTAAGCCACCAAGAGACGTGCAGTAGCTGCTCGGGAGCAAAGACGATGGCCTGCCAAGGAGACCACAGTGGAACCGGGTTGCTTCCTGTTCTAAGAAGGGGAGGCAAAGCCACTCGGCAAACTGAAGGCAGAGACAACTGAATCAATCATGCTCATCAAAAAGGGATACCCTGGCATTGTGGGGGATCTAGaagtaaaaaaaaggaaaggagatgCAGAAATAATCTCTATATAGAACAAGGCTTTCCACCCAAGTCAAAATGGGCTCTGTACTAAAGCCTAGCAGTAGAGACCACCGAGACATTAGCAGACATCACCAGTTACGGTTAGTAATGCTTAACTTTTCCTGGTGACCTCCACTTAGCACATGGTTCACTTTTCCTGGCCATCACTTAATCACTCATGCCCCTCctggaaagagaggaaggggctacTAGGAGACACAGACATGCTGGGCCAGGAGAAAAAGGGGCAGAGGCAGATTCAAAACAGAGCCCAGGTTCCAGAAAAGGTGAGAACCCAGGAAAGAAACTAGAACAAGATTTTCTAAAACTGCTGTTTCCCGGAGAAGGGGATTTGAATTCACTCTTAGGGGTCTAGGGTTGGAGGGGGAACCCTGATGGTGGGGAGTTACTGGTTACTGCAAGAGAGAAAAACAGCTAGGCTGCGTTGCACAACTACAGGCAAAGTATCTGAAGCTGCTGGTGAAACCTAAAACTTGAAGACTCATTATTCTGAGTCTACTGCAGAAGTCACTGTTTAGGAGATGATAAATCTTTGTGtaatgaaagaaatcattaaaTCGGCTAATTGCAAGGAGTTGGTCCACTAGAGGTGAACTCCCGGGGTCCCGAGGCGTTAGCACCTTGCCCCAAGTGGGGGGATCCCGAGGGCAGGGGAGACCTGGAAGGCTAAAGAACACGGAGAAAGGCTCCAACGGATGCGAGCCCTTTTGCATCATGACTATCACTAGGTGCAAATCCAGCCAGCGGCTGCCCTGGAGAGAAGGTCCCCCGGGAGGGTAAGGGAAGGGGCCCCCATTAGGCGATGTTTGGCGAACAGCTGCTGGTCTCGGCCCCAGGCAGACGACGGTACCCGCCATGGCCTCGGGTGCCCTGTAGCCCACTGAGCAGGGCGCGGGGCCTCGCGAGGGCATCGTGGACTTCATGGGCACAGGAGAGCTGGACCCGCGGGGAGCCCCGGACCCAAAGGGAGCAGAAGCGGGACGGGCGGGGACACGGCCAGCAGGAGCAGAGCTGGCGGAAGCCTGAGCCAGCCCCCCGGTGCCTGGGCTCCACCTCGTACTCGCCCGGATCTGACCCACTCTCCGCCTCAGTGTCCCCACCGGCCCCTTACCTGCTCCAGGCCGCGGAGGCTCTCCTGGGGGGCGCCCAGCAGAGCGCACAGCTCCAGCAGCCCGGAGGGCAGCGACAGGTGCTTTAGCTTGGCTTCCGCCATGGCCGGTCCGCGGCCAGCTGGGTGCGCCGAGCTCGGGCGCTTGGGCTCGCCGGCACCCTAGAAAGCCACCGCACTGCCTCGGGTCGGTCCCCGCGAGGGCCGCCcacggggcggggccggggcggggcttGGGGATGAAATGGGCGGGGCCTCAGAGTGAGCGGTGGGGGGGCCGGCGAGACGGGGAGGGGCCTTGTGGTGGGCGGGGGCATCGGGGTGGGGCCTTGTGGTGGGCGGGGCCTGCAGAGGGAGCCGGGCCGGCGAAGCGGCAAAGCCTGCGTGTGGGCGGGACGAGGCCGGTGGGTGGGGCTTTAGTGGTGGGCGGGGTCTAAGAGTGAGCGGCCCCAGCGAGACGAGGCGGGGCCTGCGTGTGGACGGGGCGGGGCCTTGGTGGTGGGCGAGGTCTCAGAGCGAGCGAGGCCCTCGGCGAGAAGGGGCGGGCCCCGCTGGGCGGGGCTGCGTCGTCACTTCCTAACCGGGTCCAACGCGTGCGCGGCGTGAGCGCGAGCCGCAGCCCCttcgccccgcccctccccttACCCGAGGGCTGAGGGACGCTGGGCGGGTCCCCAGGTGCCTCGCCACGTCACCCGGCCTTGGGCGCCGCTCCCTGTGGCTATAGGCCCTGGGCGCACCCTGCGGGGTGGGAGGGACGGGAAAGGGAGTGCCACCACGGGTCCTGCTTAGTGACTGCGGCGGTAACCTGAGGCTGGCAGTGTCCCGCCGGAGAAACGTTCAGCAGGAACCTAGCTGGATGGGCGCTGCTGGAGGGGGGCGTGGGAACTTGGGGACTGAGGCCTGGCAGCGCCCTTCCCTGGTCAGCTGCAGCCTGACCTGATCCCTGGTGGGCCGTGGACCCAGAGAAAGGGGCAGTCAGCGAGCCCAGGGCGGCGGGACCTGAGGGGGCCCAATCGTAGCCTGCCTCCCAGGCGACAGTCCCCACTCTGGACTCCCTCTTGCCATCTGTAAAATCAAGAGGAAATGAGTCCAAGGGACTTTTCTAGTTCTAATAACCTAGAAGtctgtgtttaaaataaaataccgGAGGCACACGCCTGTAAGCCCATCTACtgcagaggttgaggcaggaggatggcaagtttgagaccagtctaggaacttagcaagactgtgtctcaaaataaaaaatggaaaaggctgggaatggggctcagtttagcacccctgggttctatcctcagtacaaaaaaaaataaaataaatgcttaatgATAATGTCAAACACCTGGcaatggggggggggcgggagacAATGATCATGAGCAAGAAAAAATCaaagggcagagctgggattgtagctcagttgtagagcactggcctagcacatgtgaggtactgggtttgatcctcagcaccacataaaataaaggtattgtgccatcTAAAATAAAgtgtatatttaaagaaaaaatcgAAGGGAAAGTTGGGCTGGATCTGGAAACCAGGGAATCCCTTCACCCTGGGCAGAACGAGGCCAGAGGACCACAGCCTGACTCCTAAGCAGTCTAACCAGTAGGAGTCTAAGCTAGTTCTCACAAGCCTGGAGACTACCCAGGCTCAGAGACGGGTCCCCTCAGCAAGATAAGTCATTAAAGCTACTGATTCAACAAAAGGATGGACTTTGCTGATAGTTGTCTGACTCCACCATGTCCTCTGCATAGGGCAGGGCCTGAGTCCTCACCTTGGACTGCCCAGTGTGCAGGACAGAGGCTCACAGGTACCTGTTGGAGGCATGGACCGCACTCTGGAAGGCATCAAACCCTTGGCTCCTGCTCATTACCTGTGAGATAGGTGCCCTCAACAGCTCAAGCCTCTGTTTCCTTTTTGCTGAAACCCTGCAGGGTGTGGTCAGGATTCGATTGGCAGCTCTTGCCACAGGTACTGGTAAGGCTCAAGCAGAGCCAATCTCTGCTGTTCCTTTTCCTCTGATGGGTGGAATGACTTACTGAGGTTGGGGTGGAGTGTCAGGGCCAGTCTCCAGCTGTGTGTGAGGCTTCACAGTTCCTCTTCTCTaggcctccctttcctcctcttaaCACCAGAGAAGGGGGCTAGATGACCTCCCAGGGGCTCTAGGCTCTGTGCTTTTAAATAAGTCCCCATGGCTCATGCTACAGGCACTTCTCAAGTGCCCCATCCTTGAGAAACCGTGAGTGGGAGAAATGTCAGGTGGAGCCAACCAGCAATCAGACTGAGAAGTGAAGAGCCTTGGAGACACAGATGATGCAAATAAGGGGACCCAGAGAAGAAGGGGAAGGTCACGGGCCTACTGAGCAGGATGCCCAGCTGGTTCAGACTGTCTAACCCTGCACACCCAGTGGCCTGCCCCAGGCGCTGTGCCCTCAGGGAAGTAGGTCTGTGGCTCTCAGGTACTCAGGATTACTATAAAGATGGAATGATGGTGTGGATAATCCAGAGCGGAAACCAGAAAGGGCCAAAAAAATACAGGACACGCACAGGTGGATGTGTTGAATGACGCCACATTTTCACCTTAAGATGGCTAATTCATGGTGGGTGAATTTCACCTGAATAAGTTATTCTTAGCGTTCATGAGTGCTCTGAAGCATGACAGCCCTAAGGACATTTAAACAGCGCTTTAGatgtttataaaattgttttaatggGGTGAGGGGGAAAGTTTCACCCCAAATTCACTTTGAATTTGGCAATAATTTTGGAAGAATaggcaaaatgaaagaaaaatatttatattaaccaTCAAAATGAGAAGCTTTTGTACATCAAAGAAGAGTACTAAGTGAGTACAAAGGTTATTCagtatgggaaaaaatatttgcaaatcatatctgataagggattaatattcagaaaaaattttttaaaaaactcctacaactaaaaaaaaaaaaaaaaaactaagttgaAAATGGGCCTGACTggaaatttctccaaagaaaatagatgccTAAGGAGATATACAACAAGCACAAAAAACGATGCTCCACAGTCCaatcactagggaaatgcaaatccaaacccaatgagataccacctcacaGCCATTTGGTcagctattttgttttattatttggggTAGGGGTTCTGGGGATTTACCCACGAGGGCCTTACCATTGAGCACATCCCAGCTCCCTTTTTTGAGGGGTACGAGGggttgaaccactgagccacatccccagccctattttgtattttttttatttggagtcaGGTTCTTGATGCAAGAACACTCATCAAGCTGCAACTTTCCTTGGGAGAGTGTAATCACTGTctagaagcaaagaaaaagcGTGAGTCTGAATAAACAACGGGAGTGACTATACACAGGACAGTCCCCCTGTTGGAAAGTGGGCTCTTCCAAATACGAGACCCCCTTGAGGCTTGGGCCTAGGAAGTCAGCTAACCTCCTGAGCCTGGGTTTCCTCTTTTGTGTTTAAACATTCATTGAGTGCCTAATATATGCTTGGTCCTAAGATAATAGCGGGGGACACAGAAGAGtagaattaaaatatagaatCCCCCCAAACCCTACCCACCAAGAGCTGCTGGGGCAGAAACAATGAACGCAGGGGTGGAGAAGAAGCAGAGGTGGCTGTGGAGATGGAGCACCAGATGGCTCATGGACACTCAGGCAAGAGGGGAAACAGAACCAATATGAAGGCTCAAGAGGCGTTTTTCAGGAGAACAAAGTCACAGAGGGCAAGGCAGGCCAGGCAGCAGGGACAGCATCAGCAGACAAGTCTACAGGAACAGCAGAGCACGTGCAGAGACCCCTGTGAGGGCTGGGGTGCTGCAGCTCTGGTGTGCTGAGGAGTCTGTCTCATGCTCCGTGCTCATGACTCTGCCAGCCCTGGAGCAGCACCCAGCATGTGGCAGGGACTGTGCACATTGGATGGTGGGGGAGAGTGCTGCAGATGGGCAAGGGGCACCATGCTCAGGAGACTGGCATCTAAACTGAGGAGGGCAGCAGGTTCAATCTTGGACTCTGGCCAAGAAGGAGAGAGGCCAGCCTAGGATTTGAGCAGGTGGACTGTGGTtccaaggcagaggcaggagagaaaataggaaaacacTGT
Encoded proteins:
- the Dennd3 gene encoding DENN domain-containing protein 3 isoform X5, producing MAEAKLKHLSLPSGLLELCALLGAPQESLRGLEQAAQRRGIGSLSPLDPEVLSVFVPPFISKEDSQVAGASCGTLGKGRRRSFRKRREKPKTEHGKGGPGDPKGLDSADISIPGGVDLLALPQLCFPAGVCVASEPKEDQVHFLVLTDICGNRTYGVVAQYYRPLMSIASTTARPTGSRPGRPPALPAASCPLRCAWSPSSPTTTPSRTASPAY